A genomic region of Silurus meridionalis isolate SWU-2019-XX chromosome 7, ASM1480568v1, whole genome shotgun sequence contains the following coding sequences:
- the capgb gene encoding capping protein (actin filament), gelsolin-like b — translation MLPFQADPDQFGPKVREVGLHCWRVEKLKAVPLAASEVGAFYNGDSYLVLQNRGDEGADLHMWIGEKSTRDEQVACAVLATQLDNFLGGDPVQHRQVQGYESPEFMGLFPRGISYKEGGVDSAFRKQQTGSGPVQRLYCIKGKKNIRAKEVELNWSSFNKGDCFILDLGQTIVSWVGSQANIFEKQKVQEIAALIRDTERHGKAQITNIREGEETPEMLKVLGPMPALKESSPEEDSQADALNVASLYKVSDATGSMKLTKIPEKSPFAKDLLVRDDCFILDNGANGKIFVWKGSGANAEEKKAALKVADDFIEKMNYPRMKTQVEITPQGRETIIFKQFFQNWN, via the exons ATGCTTCCTTTCCAGGCAGATCCGGATCAGTTTGGACctaaggtgagggaggtgggGCTGCACTGCTGGAGGGTGGAGAAGCTGAAGGCTGTCCCACTGGCGGCTTCTGAAGTTGGAGCTTTCTATAACGGAGACTCTTACCTGGTGCTGCAAAACAGAGGAGATGAAGGAGCTGATCTGCATATGTGGATCG gTGAAAAGTCGACCCGTGATGAGCAGGTCGCTTGTGCCGTCTTGGCCACTCAGCTGGATAACTTCCTGGGTGGAGATCCGGTCCAGCACAGGCAGGTGCAGGGCTACGAGTCGCCTGAGTTCATGGGTCTGTTCCCCAGAGGAATCAGCTATAAG gaagGAGGAGTGGATTCAGCATTTAGGAAACAGCAGACGGGTTCTGGTCCGGTTCAGAGGTTGTATTGCATTAAGGGAAAGAAGAACATCAGGGCGAAGGAGGTGGAACTGAACTGGTCCAGCTTTAATAAGGGCGACTGCTTCATCCTCGACCtgggacag acTATCGTGTCATGGGTCGGCTCTCAGGCCAATATTTTTGAGAAGCAGAAGGTGCAAGAGATCGCTGCTCTCATCCGAGACACTGAGAGACACGGCAAAGCTCAAATCACTAACAtcagagagggagaggagaccCCTGAGATGCTGAAG GTTCTAGGTCCGATGCCGGCACTGAAAGAGAGCAGTCCAGAGGAAGACAGCCAAGCAGACGCATTGAACGTGGCCTCGCTCTACAAG GTTTCAGATGCGACAGGGTCGATGAAGCTGACCAAAATCCCTGAAAAGAGTCCGTTTGCCAAGGACCTGCTTGTACGTGATGACTGCTTCATCTTGGACAACGGAGCCAATGGCAAGATCTTTGTCTGGAAAG GCAGTGGCGCCAATGCTGAAGAGAAGAAAGCGGCCCTGAAGGTTGCAGATGATTTCATCGAGAAGATGAACTACCCCAGGATGAAAACACAG GTGGAGATCACACCACAGGGCAGAGAGACCATCATCTTCAAGCAGTTCTTCCAAAACTGGAATTAA